The Terriglobales bacterium genomic interval CATCAACTTCGACCTCTTTACCTATGGTGTCCAGACGCCACCCTTATCAGTGATCGAGAAGCGCTACCAATCCTGGGGTATCAGTCCGGGCAAGAAGATCGTCATCTACGATCAAGGCGGGTCGTACCTCGCAACCCGGCTCTTCTTCTCGTTCGATTATCACGGATTCCCGACAAAGGACATTTTTGTCCTCGACGGTGGACTCTCGAAGTGGAAAGAGGCGGGCTTGCAGGTGACGAAAGATGTCCCATCGCCACCGAAGCCGGGCACGTTCAAGATCGAAATCAACAAGAATGTGCGAGTCGATCTCCCCGAGTTCCTGACCGCTTCAGGCGATCCGGTGAACAACGCACTGGTCGAGGCTCTCGATCCCGACTGGCACTATGGCGGTATTTCCTTTTTTGCCCGGCCCGGTCATCCGCCCAATTCGATCATGTTGCCGAGCGGCGACTTCTTCAACCCGGACAAAACTTTCAAATCCGCCGACGAGATTCGCAAGATGGTTACGTATCTCGGCATCAAGCCGGAGCAGCAGATTCACAGTTTCTGTGGCGGAGGCATTGCGGCCAGCGTGCCTTACTTCGCCATCAAATACATGCTGAATTATCCGAAAGTGAAACTGTTCCCCGGTTCTGAATTGGAGTGGCTTTCGGACCCGCGCGATCTGCCGTTCTTCACCTACGACTTCCCACTGATGCTGCGCGATTCGCAGTGGCTCCAGTTTTGGAACGGTCAGAGGGCAAGAATGTATGGCATTTCGGATGTAAGCGTCATCGACGTTCGTCAGGCGGAAGCGTTCAACCAGGGGCACCTCCCGTTCGCGCTGAATATCCCGGCTGACGTTTTCAGGACCAGCCTCAACAATCCCTCGAAGCTGGCCGAAATTCTCGGCCCGGCAGGCATCAACGCGTCACATGAAGCGGTCTTGATTTCCGGAGCTGGCTTGACTCCAGACTCGGCGCTGGCGTTCGTAGCACTCGAAACACTCGGGCAGAAGAAGACCTCTGTTTTCATCGACTCCATGGATAAATGGACGCAGAAGGGGCAGCAACTAACGAAGGATGCGACGGTTGTCGGCCCGAGGCAGCCCACGCAGCCGCTGGCGATTCCGCCGGCTACATATCCGGTCAAACTCCGCGATGGCATCCTCATCAAGGACGCCAGGAGCACACAGGGTGTGTTTCCGAAGGTGTTTATTGCATCGGGCAAAACGCTTCCGACGAAGCAGCAGGAAGGCAAAATCGTTCACGTACCGTACACAGATCTGTTAAACGCGGACGGCACACCGAAAGCTGCCAACGACATCTGGAACGTGTTGATGAAGGCAGGAGTGCCGCGCTACGCCGAACTGGTTTGCGTCGCCGACGATCCGGGAGAAGCGGCAGTGAATTACTTCATCCTGAAGTTGATGGGCTTTCCAGATATCAAGATGATGATCTAGGTCGTTCCAGAGGAAGACAAAGCCCGGCCGGTGAGCCGGGCTTCTTCATATTGGCGTTGATTCAGGCCAACCACGAGATTCTCAAGACTGGTAAGCTAGCCCAGCATTCCCTCGACGACCGAGTACGCCGCCTCAAGCGCCTCGTCCAGTGCCGCGGGATTCGTACCGCCGCCTTCGGCCAGGTCCGGACGTCCGCCACCTTTGCCGCCAACCTTCGGGGCGATCTGGCTGATTACTTTTCCGGCCTGCACGCGGCTCGTCAGGTCTTTAGTTACGCCCACGATAAGCGCGACCTGTCCGTCTGTTGCAGATCCGACTGCAACCACGCCCGACCCAATCTTCTGACGCAGGTTGTCCACCAGCGTACGCAGTTGGTTACGCTCGAGGTTGTCGGCCCGATGCGCGAGTACTTTCACGCCATTCACCACGCGAATTTTATCTTCGACAGACGAAGCCGCAGCCGAGGCCGACTTCATCCGTGCCTGCTCCAGTTCCTTGCGCAGCTTTTTGATCTCTTCGTCGCGCGAAATCAGCTCTTTCTGTAGCGCGGTGGCCAGCGAGCCTTCGCTCTCTTCGCCGAAACGGATGACCTTTCGTGCCACATGCTCGAGCTGATGATCGGCGCGGAAATGCTTCAGCGAACTCTCGCCTGCAACGGCCTCCACGCGGCGCACGCCGCTCGATACACTTCCTTCATCGAGCACCTTGATCAGTCCGATTTCGCCCGTCGCCAGCGTGTGCGTGCCGCCGCAAAGCTCGGTCGAGAAGTCGCCGATTTTGATCACGCGAACTTTGTCGCCGTACTTTTCACCGAACAGTGCCATCGCGTGATACTCGTTCACCGCCACATCGATCGGCACATCTTCGATGATTTCAACCTTCTGGTTCTTTAGAACTTCCTTGTTGACGATATCTTCGATGTCCTGAAGCTCTTCATCTTCCACGCCCGAGAAATGCGAGAAGTCGAAGCGCAACCGGCCCGGCGAGACCAGCGAGCCGGCCTGCTTCACATGGCCTCCGAGCACTTCGCGCAAACCAGCGTGAAGCAAATGCGTCGCCGTGTGATGACGCATCGTTGCCTGACGAATGCCGAGATCGACCACCGCATCTACGCGATCTCCGACACGAATATCTTCCTTAGCGACCACCTTGTGTGCGCGAACGCCTTGCACAGGGTAATAGCAGCCTTCCACTTCAGCCACCACCGATCCGCGGCCCGGCGCGAGCAGCGATCCGCGATCGCCGACCTGTCCGCCTGACTCTGCATAAAACGGCGTGTGATCGAGAATGACTTCGCCTTGCTGTCCGGCTTTCAGTTCCTGCACACCTGCGTTGTGACGCATCAGGGCGATCACTTCGCAACCGCTCGATTCCGTCTGCCGATAGCCTTCAAACAGCGTCGGCTGCAATTGCTGATAAGCGGGATTGGCAGTCTGCTTCGCCGCGCCCTTCCACGACGCCTGTGCGCGTGTACGCTGCTCGGCCATTGCCGCATCAAAGCCGGCCTGATCGAACCCGATCCCCTGGTCGCGAGCCGCGTCAACGATGAAATCGAGCGGAAGTCCGAAAGTGTCGTAGAGTTTGAATGCCTTCTCGCCCGAATACATCGCCCGGCTCTCAGGTCGCGCCTGCTTTGCCTTCGAGAGCGGCTCCAAATCTTCTTCCAGCCGCTTCAGTCCGATGTCGAGCGTACGCGCAAACCGCGTCTCTTCCGTCTCGATCATCTTCGATACACGGTCCTGCGACTCCAGCAGTTCCGGATATGCATCGCGCATTAATTCCGAAACCGCAAACACCATCTCGAACAGGAACGGCTTGTTCTGTCCGAGCAAACGGCCATGCCGAATTGCGCGGCGAATAATCTTCCGCAGTACGTATCCGCGTCCTTCATTCGACGGCAGAACACCATCTGAAATCAGGAACGTCGCGGCTCTCGCGTGATCGGCAATCACGCGCAGGGAAGCGGCGCCACTGCGACCGGACTCGGTCTGTACTTCCTTGTCAAACGAAACGCCGCACAACTCGGCCGCGCGCTTCATCAGGGGCACGAAGAAATCCGTATCGTAGTTCGAAAGCTTGCCCTGGAGCACCGCCGTGATGCGCTCCAGTCCCATGCCCGTATCGATCGACGGCTTCGGCAGTGGCGTCAGCGTTCCGCCGGCGTCGCGATCGAACTGCATGAACACCAGGTTCCAGATCTCGACGTACCTTCCACAGTCGCAGCCGAACTCGCAATCTTTGTGGCCTTCTGCGC includes:
- the alaS gene encoding alanine--tRNA ligase, encoding MLTGSQIRRKFLDYFIQNGHKEIHSSSLVPANDPTLLFTNAGMNQFKDVFLGLEKRDYSRATTSQKCVRAGGKHNDLENVGFTNRHHTFFEMLGNFSFGDYFKKDAIRFAWELITSPEWYGIPKDKLFVTIFKGENGVARDEEAYGYWHDDQGVPKERIYEFGIKDNFWQMGDTGPCGPCSEIHYDMGPTASAEGHKDCEFGCDCGRYVEIWNLVFMQFDRDAGGTLTPLPKPSIDTGMGLERITAVLQGKLSNYDTDFFVPLMKRAAELCGVSFDKEVQTESGRSGAASLRVIADHARAATFLISDGVLPSNEGRGYVLRKIIRRAIRHGRLLGQNKPFLFEMVFAVSELMRDAYPELLESQDRVSKMIETEETRFARTLDIGLKRLEEDLEPLSKAKQARPESRAMYSGEKAFKLYDTFGLPLDFIVDAARDQGIGFDQAGFDAAMAEQRTRAQASWKGAAKQTANPAYQQLQPTLFEGYRQTESSGCEVIALMRHNAGVQELKAGQQGEVILDHTPFYAESGGQVGDRGSLLAPGRGSVVAEVEGCYYPVQGVRAHKVVAKEDIRVGDRVDAVVDLGIRQATMRHHTATHLLHAGLREVLGGHVKQAGSLVSPGRLRFDFSHFSGVEDEELQDIEDIVNKEVLKNQKVEIIEDVPIDVAVNEYHAMALFGEKYGDKVRVIKIGDFSTELCGGTHTLATGEIGLIKVLDEGSVSSGVRRVEAVAGESSLKHFRADHQLEHVARKVIRFGEESEGSLATALQKELISRDEEIKKLRKELEQARMKSASAAASSVEDKIRVVNGVKVLAHRADNLERNQLRTLVDNLRQKIGSGVVAVGSATDGQVALIVGVTKDLTSRVQAGKVISQIAPKVGGKGGGRPDLAEGGGTNPAALDEALEAAYSVVEGMLG
- a CDS encoding rhodanese-like domain-containing protein → MRTILRILLFITLCFSFANLAFADEGVNGNLVTVKWLEKNLNRPDLVLLDASLAPAYAKEHIPGAINFDLFTYGVQTPPLSVIEKRYQSWGISPGKKIVIYDQGGSYLATRLFFSFDYHGFPTKDIFVLDGGLSKWKEAGLQVTKDVPSPPKPGTFKIEINKNVRVDLPEFLTASGDPVNNALVEALDPDWHYGGISFFARPGHPPNSIMLPSGDFFNPDKTFKSADEIRKMVTYLGIKPEQQIHSFCGGGIAASVPYFAIKYMLNYPKVKLFPGSELEWLSDPRDLPFFTYDFPLMLRDSQWLQFWNGQRARMYGISDVSVIDVRQAEAFNQGHLPFALNIPADVFRTSLNNPSKLAEILGPAGINASHEAVLISGAGLTPDSALAFVALETLGQKKTSVFIDSMDKWTQKGQQLTKDATVVGPRQPTQPLAIPPATYPVKLRDGILIKDARSTQGVFPKVFIASGKTLPTKQQEGKIVHVPYTDLLNADGTPKAANDIWNVLMKAGVPRYAELVCVADDPGEAAVNYFILKLMGFPDIKMMI